The nucleotide window TTATTCTTTTCTTCACAAGGTTACCTCCTCAAATGACTTGCTTACTGCATGTTCCATGCATGTACTGCTAATCATTGTCGGCCCGTTTCCAGTAAATTATTCCATGTGAAGCATGATTTCCCGAACTTTTATTGAAAATGTGGTCATAGCCAAAAAAAACGCACTGCACTCAAGGAATGAGTAACCGTACGTTCAACACAACAAAAAAAGTTACCCCGATGATTTCTCATCCAAAGAGGTAACCTTCTCTACTCAAATCTTAATTACATTTGTGGAATAACTGCCAATACCAGCGCCAGGAACGACTCACGCACACGTTCCGTCGTTTCCATCACCTCATCATGTGACAGCGGCTGGTCCAGAATTCCGGCAGCCATGTTGCTGATACAGGAAATACCGAGCACTTCCAGGCCTGCATGGCGCGCCACGATCACTTCAGATACAGTGGACATACCCACTGCGTCTGAGCCCAATGTACGCAGCATTTTGATCTCTGCCGGTGTCTCGTAGTTCGGACCGAGCATGCCTGCGTATACCCCTTCACGTACGTTAAAACCTTGTGAGGCGGCCGTATCCTTCGCCAGTGCGCGCAAACGGCGGCTATATGCTTCCGACAGATCCGGGAAACGCACGCCCAGTGCAGCGTCATTTGGTCCGATCAGTGGATTTTTGCCTGTAAGATTCAAGTGATCCGAGATCAGCATCAAGTCCCCAGCTTCATATGACGTATTCACGCCACCTGCAGCATTCGTTACAAGCAGGCTACTTACACCCAGTTCCTTCATAACACGTACCGGGAAGGCTGTCAGTTCCGGACCATAACCTTCGTACATGTGGAAGCGGCCTTTCATCATCACCACTGGACGACCTTTGATGGTTCCGACCAATAGCTCACCTTCATGTCCTTCTACTGTAGACACTGGAAAATGTGGAATATCCTGATAAGCGATGCTTACGCCATCTTCAATCAGTTCTGCCAGAACACCAAGACCCGAACCCAAAATCAAACCGACTTCCGGCTTGATGGAGCTTTTGCTTTGAATATAAGATGCTGCTTCCGAAATCATTTGTTGGTTTAATGCTGTCATGCGATGTATGTTCCTCCTTGAGTTGAAACGATCCGTCTTATGTATAACGGCGTTTAGATGTATTCAATTTATTTTATCCTAAATCGGCCCAATGTTCCGCATTTATTTGTGAATGCCATGCGTCAAAATCTATCTTGCCCTCGGATGATGGGTTTCATAGATTTCTTTCATGGTTTTGCGACCATGATTGCCATATTGTTGTCCCGGCTGCTCCACATGGCCCAGCATGTCCTGTACGGCACGTGTGTCTGCCCCATTGGCAATCAGGTGTGCTGCGAACGAATGACGAAGGGTATGCGGCGTAATTTCTTCCGAAATCCCCGCATCCACCGCCGCTTTTTTGAGCAGCTTCCAGAAGCCTTGCCGGGTTAAACGCCTGCCAGACACATTCACGAACAGTGCCTGCTCGTCCGAATCAGTTTTGAGCAACTGATTGCGGAATTCCTCCACATATACACTTGCCCAATGTGCGGCTGGCGCACCGATGGGAAGAATGCGTTCCTTGCCTGCCCCACCGCACCGTATAAAGCGCATGCCAGGCTGTACATCCCGAATGTCGAGCGCAATCAGTTCCGATACCCGAATGCCTGTAGCATACAATAGCTCAAGCATCGCTCGATCTCTCACACCCTGCGGTGAACGAATATCAGGTGCTGTCAGCAGCTGTTCGATCTCCGGAATGGTTAACACCTGTGGAGGCGTCTTATCCGCCTTGGGGGCTTCCACATCAAACGTAGGGTCCTGTATAATATCACCCCGCCGCATCAAAAAATGAAAGTAGGAGCGCAGAGATACGATGCTGCGGGCAATGGTTGCGTTAGCACGTCCTGCCTGTTTGAGTTGACCTGCAAACAGGACGACATGCGTACGTCTGACCTGATCGGCTTCGCGTATGCCATATTCCTTATCTGCAAATTCAATGAACTTGTCCACGTCTCGGAGATACGATTCAAGTGTACTGCTTGACATCCCTTTATCATCTTCCAAGTATAAGGCATAGGCGTGTATCGTCTGTTTCATGTACAACGCTCCTCAACTGACAGACCTGCCGCAATGGCAGACTGCTCCCGTATTTGCATCCCTGGCTGTTCGAAGCTACTCCCCGTACCAATAGAACAGACGGAGACGCTCTGCCATCGTAGGACGTCCTTCCCCATTACCCGGCCAATCCGTTTCCTGAAATACTTTGATCGCATTTCCAGTCGGCATCTGATACTGATCCACAGGTGAGATCCAGCCATTAAACAGATCCAGAACATGATAGAACAGATAAACTAATGCGGCAAAAAATATAATAAATCGAATAAAACGGAGCCCTCTCCGCACTGATATAATCATGGGCGTGTCCCCCTCCTGATTCGAATCCGGTATTGTCCTTGAATCAGGGTATGTCCATAAACACAGGTTTATGCCATTCGGGGTAAACTCCAGATCACTCCGGTGCCAAAAAAGCTCTCCCGTCAAAACCGCCGGTGAGAGCTTGAAGATATGCTATGTTATTCTTCATCTTTGGGTTTCTGTTCATTTTTAGCTTTGCAACGATAACAAATTCCATGAAAGTCCAGTCGGTGATCTACTACCGAAAAGTTAAATTCCCGCTCCAAACGCTCTTCAAGCGGTCCAAGCCAGTCTTCACGTATTTCATCCATACTTCCGCATTGAACACAGATTAAGTGATGATGGTGATGCTTGGATGTATCTCCGCGCAGATCATAACGCGCTACACCGTCGCCGAAGTTGATTTTCTCTACAACATGCAGCTCACTCAGCAGTTCGAGGGTACGGTACACGGTTGCCAGACCGATTTCGGGAGCCTTTTCTTTAACGAGCATGAATACATCTTCTGCGCTCAGATGATCTTCTTCATTCTCAAGAAGTACTCTTAAGGTGGCTTCCCGCTGGGGCGTTAATTTATATCCTTGGGACTGTAGTTGCTGCTTAATTTTATCAATCCGTGCTTCCATTTTCTCCCTCCCCCTAGGAAATCACTGCACACTGCAACTTAACCCACTCTTTTCATTATAGGGGGAGTGCGTAATTAAAGTCAACATTTTACACTATACGGTGCACGTTAGGCCGGTAGTAGCATTGGTGTGACCCAGCGCATCATCGCAGGTGTAACCCATGTTTCAAAAGACGCCACGCCAAGCAGCAGTGCAGCCATGACCAAAGTTAACACTATATATGAAGCAAACGGCCTTTGTCGACCCGGTGTTCGCTGCATTAAAACACGATTGCGAATGATGTATAACGAGAACGTCATAGCCGCCACACTGCAGATCAGTAGGATCGGAATGACGAACAAATTATGCGGTGCCACGGACACTAGTGCAAAGAGCAGCCCTTTCCAGGAATACTGCCCAACAAGGTACCCCACTGTGAATCCAATGAGCACACCTTTCAGAAAATCCAGAACCAGTATGCCGGGCAGTCCGACGACGGATAAACCCAGAATAAAGATCAGACCTACCCATTTCAGATGAAGCATGGCAATGTCCCAATATGCCCCGGTATCAGTCACTTGTGCGCTGTGCTGCACGGTCATAAAGAAATTTCCGAGATAACCCTCCAGATCCTGACGTTGCTCAAGTGACAATGCATTGACCATGAGTGCGCCAAAAATGACGCCAACCAGAAACAAGACAGCCACGAATACATATAACGAAGTCTGACCTTTAAATGTAAAGTAGGAAGAGCGCATACAGGTACGAGTCCCCTTTCCGGTTATCATGCTGCAAGGATTCTCAGTTACATCCTCATAGTCATTCTTATGAACCGGAACGCACCTGTATGACTTCTTGTCCAGATTGGCTCTACGTGAAGTGAAGCTATATGAGTTGAACTAAAGATTATTTACACCGGTCACTCCGAGGCTTTTTCCTGAACAGCAACTTTACCGTACGTTCCGCCACCTCCGGAGGACAACTCCAGTTTTCCGTTCCGTGCAGCCACAATCAGGCCTGCCAGCACAGGTCCAACAACCGTAGCAAGCTCTTCCTCACGCGTGCGATGAAGTACGTTCATTTCTGTACCAAAATGGTCCAGTAGCTGGCGCAGTTTGGCCTTGCCAAGTCCCGGAATGAACTCCAGTGGCACCTGATAATGATAGGCTGGTCTGTTTGCAGGAACATGAGGACTCTCTCGATCAGAGATCGCCAGAATGCGATCCAGCACCCCCTGCACCAGCTTCAGACTGCCACAGTGAGGACAGCGCTCTGCTGACATCGCCTGCTCGTCCATAATACTGCCACATGCTGCACAGTAAGTACGGTGATATTTGCCCAGCCTTGGATTCAGTCCATAATTGGCGGCAATGCTTCTGCCTGATTCTCCTTGGAGTGCCATACGGAATTCATCAAAAGAAGGTGCAGCCACTTGCAGTTCATTATACTCCCGTCCAATCTTACCGAGAGAGTGGGCATCCGAATTGGTCAGGAACGGAACATAATCCAATTCTTGAATATAACTGGCCATGGATGAATCAGAGCTTAAGCCCAGCTCGACCGCATCCACAAGACGGGTATCCAGTACATCGCCCATACGAGGCGCCGTACTGCCATAGATGCCTTTATGCGGTGTAAACACATGTGCAGGCACAATAAGTCCACCACGGGCCTTAATCTCGGCCTGCATCTCAAGAGCGGGCACGTATACCCGCTGAGAACTGAGGTTTACATTTTTCATATAACGTTTCATCCAGTCCGTGAAGGACTTCATCGTTTTCAGATCACGAAAGTACGCCAGCATATGAAATTCACGTGTTCCAGGCTCGCGCAGCTCAATCTCTGTACCCAGCAGAATGGTGGTGTCCTGGTAGGCAATGCCGCCTCCCTCAATCTCGGACATCGTCCCACTCTCCAGCAATTGCTCAATATCCATCTGTACAACCGGAGAATGACAATCAATAACACCAAGCAAATGAATTCCTTTACGTTCCGAAGCTTCCCGGGCAATATTCTCAAATGTCAGATCCCGACTGCCACTGATTTTAACAGCCTCGCCGCGAGACGTTCGTCCGATGTGAATATGCAGGTCGGTATAACAGGGATCCCACAAGGCGGACGTTGCCAGTTGATCTTGCATCCTTAGAACCGTCCTGTCGTTCTGTAAAGGTCCCACGCGTACACGGCCATCATCGTTTTGGCATCGCTAATCCGGTTCTCGTCCATGAGCGCATAGGCTTCCTCCAGAGTTATTTCGGCAACTTCAAGGAATTCATCTTCGTCCAGCGCCATGTCCCCTGCTTCCAACTCTTCGGCAATGTAAAGATGAATGATCTCATCTGCGAACCCTGGTGAGGTGTAGAACGAACGCAAATGACGTAGCGACTTAGCCACATATCCTGTCTCTTCTCGCAATTCACGTGCTGCTGCCACTTCTGGCTCTTCTCCCGGATCCAGTTTTCCCGCAGGAATCTCTACTTCGGTGCGTCCCATCGCCTGACGATACTGATCTACAACAAGCATGCGATCTCCATTCAGGGCAAGTACAGCTACAGCGCCAGGGTGTCGGATAATCTCACGTGTAGCCGTCTGGCCGTTCGGCAGCTTAACCGTATCGACCTGAAGTGAGATCACTTTTCCCTCGAAGATTGGCTTGGTGGATACGGTCACTTCATCCAGCTTCGGATTGGCAGGTTGCGCCGCATGGATGGATTGGGCAGATTGGTTTGGTTTCATTCGTTCTTCAACTCCATATCGTAGGATTATATATAAATGGACTAAGAATATTTACACTAACCACTCCAATGACAGAACAACCCTTCGATCGCTGTTATCCCCAGATTTTTTTGATTTCTTTAACTAATAGATAAAATTTGGTGATAGCTTATGCTTACGATGCAGCTTTCTTTCAGAAAGCTTTTAGGCGAACGCTCCGCTTCTCTTGGTTATTTCTGTCCTCTCCGTTCTTGTGTAAAGGATTAGCTCAATTTATATATTGGTGAATGTATAATTTTCTGATTTTGGGCATATGGTGAGCGTATAGAATTCTCACAGCAAATATAAACGAATCAGGGGGACCTTCAATGAACAGTTATAAGACGCCTCAATCCGTACACGTAGTAGGACAAGCCCGGCAAGTGAAGCTCATACTCAAACAATGGTTGCGCGAGTGGGGCCCGGATGCCAAGTTAATCGATCTGCTCGCAGGACGTAAATAAACGAATCTTCTCCCATGAAATATAACATGAATTCACAAAAAGTCCGAATCCACAGACAGGGTTCGGACTTTTGTCTAAAAACATGTGAGGTAACACGTGCTCTA belongs to Paenibacillus sp. FSL H8-0079 and includes:
- a CDS encoding purine-nucleoside phosphorylase, which encodes MTALNQQMISEAASYIQSKSSIKPEVGLILGSGLGVLAELIEDGVSIAYQDIPHFPVSTVEGHEGELLVGTIKGRPVVMMKGRFHMYEGYGPELTAFPVRVMKELGVSSLLVTNAAGGVNTSYEAGDLMLISDHLNLTGKNPLIGPNDAALGVRFPDLSEAYSRRLRALAKDTAASQGFNVREGVYAGMLGPNYETPAEIKMLRTLGSDAVGMSTVSEVIVARHAGLEVLGISCISNMAAGILDQPLSHDEVMETTERVRESFLALVLAVIPQM
- a CDS encoding tyrosine recombinase; its protein translation is MKQTIHAYALYLEDDKGMSSSTLESYLRDVDKFIEFADKEYGIREADQVRRTHVVLFAGQLKQAGRANATIARSIVSLRSYFHFLMRRGDIIQDPTFDVEAPKADKTPPQVLTIPEIEQLLTAPDIRSPQGVRDRAMLELLYATGIRVSELIALDIRDVQPGMRFIRCGGAGKERILPIGAPAAHWASVYVEEFRNQLLKTDSDEQALFVNVSGRRLTRQGFWKLLKKAAVDAGISEEITPHTLRHSFAAHLIANGADTRAVQDMLGHVEQPGQQYGNHGRKTMKEIYETHHPRAR
- a CDS encoding DUF4227 family protein; protein product: MIISVRRGLRFIRFIIFFAALVYLFYHVLDLFNGWISPVDQYQMPTGNAIKVFQETDWPGNGEGRPTMAERLRLFYWYGE
- a CDS encoding Fur family transcriptional regulator is translated as MEARIDKIKQQLQSQGYKLTPQREATLRVLLENEEDHLSAEDVFMLVKEKAPEIGLATVYRTLELLSELHVVEKINFGDGVARYDLRGDTSKHHHHHLICVQCGSMDEIREDWLGPLEERLEREFNFSVVDHRLDFHGICYRCKAKNEQKPKDEE
- the spoIIM gene encoding stage II sporulation protein M, yielding MRSSYFTFKGQTSLYVFVAVLFLVGVIFGALMVNALSLEQRQDLEGYLGNFFMTVQHSAQVTDTGAYWDIAMLHLKWVGLIFILGLSVVGLPGILVLDFLKGVLIGFTVGYLVGQYSWKGLLFALVSVAPHNLFVIPILLICSVAAMTFSLYIIRNRVLMQRTPGRQRPFASYIVLTLVMAALLLGVASFETWVTPAMMRWVTPMLLPA
- a CDS encoding endonuclease Q family protein; amino-acid sequence: MQDQLATSALWDPCYTDLHIHIGRTSRGEAVKISGSRDLTFENIAREASERKGIHLLGVIDCHSPVVQMDIEQLLESGTMSEIEGGGIAYQDTTILLGTEIELREPGTREFHMLAYFRDLKTMKSFTDWMKRYMKNVNLSSQRVYVPALEMQAEIKARGGLIVPAHVFTPHKGIYGSTAPRMGDVLDTRLVDAVELGLSSDSSMASYIQELDYVPFLTNSDAHSLGKIGREYNELQVAAPSFDEFRMALQGESGRSIAANYGLNPRLGKYHRTYCAACGSIMDEQAMSAERCPHCGSLKLVQGVLDRILAISDRESPHVPANRPAYHYQVPLEFIPGLGKAKLRQLLDHFGTEMNVLHRTREEELATVVGPVLAGLIVAARNGKLELSSGGGGTYGKVAVQEKASE
- a CDS encoding NUDIX hydrolase; translation: MKPNQSAQSIHAAQPANPKLDEVTVSTKPIFEGKVISLQVDTVKLPNGQTATREIIRHPGAVAVLALNGDRMLVVDQYRQAMGRTEVEIPAGKLDPGEEPEVAAARELREETGYVAKSLRHLRSFYTSPGFADEIIHLYIAEELEAGDMALDEDEFLEVAEITLEEAYALMDENRISDAKTMMAVYAWDLYRTTGRF
- the mciZ gene encoding Z-ring formation inhibitor MciZ, with the translated sequence MNSYKTPQSVHVVGQARQVKLILKQWLREWGPDAKLIDLLAGRK